A stretch of the Dechloromonas sp. TW-R-39-2 genome encodes the following:
- a CDS encoding FAD-dependent oxidoreductase, whose product MTFNRRQFLAAGSVLGATAAIAQPTSPLPFLITMQSDPLLPKANGKRVVVCGGGWGGISAAKHLKKLDPTLDVVVLERNPVFFSCPMSNKWLVDVVDTNFLTFSYLKVAQKYDYKFIQTEVTAFERDKKRVITAQGWIDYDYLIVGAGIRYNYEAWFGNDRKAAEYTRAHFPAAYIPNAEHFQLKQSIQNFKGGDLVMTLPPPPHRCPPSPYERACLIAGLIKERGIKGKVTILDPKPSPMPITGGFQEAFENLYKDQIVYVPKAVIKEVDPFNKKIKTAVGDFNFDHSILMAPHQAGDMAWKAGLIGKNAEGKPTGWAGVDPFFLNMKDDPDVYVIGDAVGVVSPQFNFYPKAGHVANAHAKIVAKYISERVKGREPKYALPDNLCFMMVNTAPREDVAVRFKYYVNDKGIIIQDQDDDNLRRDELVTEDFAWAGRMYEDMFG is encoded by the coding sequence ATGACCTTCAACCGCCGCCAGTTTCTGGCCGCCGGTTCGGTGCTGGGCGCCACTGCCGCCATAGCCCAGCCGACCAGTCCGCTGCCCTTCCTGATCACCATGCAGTCCGACCCGCTGTTGCCGAAAGCCAATGGCAAACGCGTCGTTGTTTGTGGTGGTGGCTGGGGCGGGATCAGCGCCGCCAAACATCTGAAGAAACTCGACCCGACACTTGACGTCGTCGTGCTCGAACGTAACCCGGTATTTTTCTCCTGCCCGATGAGCAACAAGTGGCTGGTCGATGTCGTCGACACCAATTTTCTGACGTTCAGCTACCTCAAGGTCGCGCAAAAATACGACTACAAATTCATCCAGACCGAAGTCACTGCTTTTGAGCGCGACAAGAAGCGGGTCATTACCGCCCAGGGCTGGATCGATTACGACTACCTGATCGTCGGTGCCGGCATTCGCTACAACTATGAAGCCTGGTTCGGCAATGACCGCAAGGCTGCGGAGTACACCCGGGCGCATTTTCCGGCGGCCTACATTCCGAATGCCGAACATTTCCAGCTCAAGCAGAGTATCCAGAACTTCAAGGGCGGCGACCTGGTGATGACGCTGCCGCCCCCGCCGCATCGTTGCCCGCCGTCGCCGTACGAGCGCGCCTGTTTGATCGCCGGGCTGATCAAGGAACGTGGCATCAAGGGCAAGGTCACCATCCTCGACCCAAAACCCAGTCCAATGCCGATTACCGGCGGCTTTCAGGAGGCTTTCGAGAACCTGTACAAGGATCAGATTGTCTACGTGCCCAAGGCGGTGATCAAGGAAGTCGACCCATTCAACAAGAAAATCAAGACCGCAGTCGGCGACTTCAACTTCGACCACAGCATCCTGATGGCCCCGCACCAGGCCGGCGACATGGCCTGGAAGGCCGGGCTGATCGGCAAGAATGCCGAAGGCAAGCCGACCGGCTGGGCCGGCGTCGATCCTTTCTTCCTGAACATGAAGGATGACCCGGATGTGTACGTGATCGGCGATGCGGTCGGTGTCGTCTCGCCGCAGTTCAACTTCTATCCGAAGGCCGGCCACGTCGCCAACGCCCATGCCAAGATCGTTGCCAAATACATCAGCGAACGCGTCAAGGGCCGCGAGCCGAAGTACGCCTTGCCTGATAATCTGTGTTTCATGATGGTCAATACGGCGCCGCGCGAAGATGTGGCTGTGCGCTTCAAGTACTACGTCAACGACAAGGGCATCATCATCCAGGATCAGGACGACGATAATCTGCGGCGCGATGAACTGGTGACCGAAGACTTTGCCTGGGCGGGTCGGATGTACGAGGACATGTTCGGCTGA
- the iscX gene encoding Fe-S cluster assembly protein IscX: protein MKWTDINDIAIELSEAHPDKDPLKLNFVDLRNWVMALPGFDDEPNRSGEKILEAIQQAWIDEVS from the coding sequence ATGAAATGGACCGACATCAACGATATCGCCATCGAGCTGAGCGAGGCACATCCGGACAAGGATCCGCTCAAGCTCAATTTTGTCGACCTGCGTAACTGGGTGATGGCTTTGCCTGGATTTGACGACGAACCTAACCGCTCGGGCGAGAAAATCCTCGAAGCCATCCAGCAGGCCTGGATCGACGAGGTTTCGTGA
- the mfd gene encoding transcription-repair coupling factor translates to MPASKSLLSLPALPKPGARIDLPALSGSSDALALAELAARSKGQTLAVVTASAADAQRLLEEIPWFSSSLKVRLLPDWETLPYDHFSPHQDLVSERLATLWAALQGEVDILLVPASTAVNRLAPPEFMAAYTFEFSKGQKLDAEKFRSQVTLAGYAHVTQVVSPGEYSIRGGLIDLFPMGSQLPYRLDLFDDEIESIKTFDVDTQRTVYPVADVRLLPAREFPMDDKGRTHFRQAFREKFEGDPAKSGVYKDISTGIASAGIEYYLPLFFDDTATIFDYLPKDALFVTHGDAPAAIAAFWNDTRSRYNLLQGDKSRPLVPPEELFLSDEAFFTAAKSYGRLALDGKNANAGKLPNVAVDRRSDDPIGALKNHLASFKGRVLLVAETAGRRETLAAMFAEHDLRPATSTDLAAFLASDAKLALGIGPLQTGFALDTLAFITETELFAGSPRRTRREAAKKASFDNWLKDLTELKVGDPVVHESHGIGRYRGLVRMDLGLGEQEFLELHYANEAKLFVPVAQLHVISRYSGADPESAPLHTLGSGQWEKAKRKAAEQARDTAAELLALYAARAARQGHAFAFEENDYEAFADGFGFEETHDQATAIAAVIEDMRSGKPMDRLVCGDVGFGKTEVALRAAFCAVAGGKQVAVLCPTTLLCEQHYQTFADRFADWPVKIAEISRFKTAKETAQALHELAEGKIDIIIGTHKLISKDVKFNRLGLVIIDEEHRFGVRQKETLKSMRAEVDVLTLTATPIPRTLAMSMEGLRDFSVIATAPQKRLAIKTFVSKFSDGIIREAVLRELKRGGQVYFLHNEVDTIDNMREKLEKLVPEARIVIGHGQMNERELERVMRDFTGQRANVLLCTTIIETGIDNPHANTILINRSEKFGLAQLHQLRGRVGRSHHQAYAYMLVQDEKALTKQAKLRLEAIQAMEELGSGFFLAMHDLEIRGAGEVLGDNQSGEMQEVGFTMFSEMLNRAVAHLKQGKTIDAVDLTQPLGIGSEINLRTPALLPDGYCPDVHERLTLYKRLANCEADDEIDVLQEELIDRFGEMPLQTQSLLATHRLRLLVKPLLIQKLDATSDQITLQFSPEFSKNPPIEPIKIINLIQKNRSYKLAGQDKISLLRHCPTLTDKVAAVKDMIRQLTN, encoded by the coding sequence GTGCCTGCCTCCAAATCCCTGCTTTCCCTCCCCGCCCTGCCCAAGCCCGGCGCCCGCATTGACCTGCCGGCCCTTTCCGGCTCATCGGATGCCCTCGCCCTGGCTGAACTGGCTGCCCGGAGCAAGGGCCAAACACTGGCGGTCGTCACGGCCAGTGCAGCCGATGCGCAACGTCTGCTGGAGGAAATTCCATGGTTTTCATCCAGCCTGAAAGTTCGCCTGCTGCCTGACTGGGAAACGCTGCCCTACGATCATTTCTCGCCACACCAGGACCTCGTTTCCGAGCGCCTGGCGACCCTGTGGGCCGCCCTGCAAGGCGAAGTCGACATCCTGCTGGTTCCCGCCTCTACCGCGGTCAACCGCCTTGCACCGCCGGAATTCATGGCGGCCTACACCTTCGAGTTCAGCAAGGGCCAGAAACTGGACGCCGAGAAATTCCGCAGCCAGGTCACGCTGGCTGGCTATGCTCATGTGACGCAAGTTGTTTCGCCCGGTGAATACTCGATTCGCGGCGGATTGATCGACCTCTTCCCGATGGGCTCGCAACTGCCTTACCGGCTCGACTTGTTCGACGATGAGATCGAAAGCATCAAGACCTTCGATGTCGATACGCAGCGCACGGTTTACCCGGTCGCCGACGTACGCCTGTTGCCGGCCCGTGAATTTCCGATGGACGACAAGGGCCGCACCCATTTCCGTCAGGCGTTCCGCGAAAAATTCGAAGGCGACCCGGCCAAATCGGGCGTCTACAAAGATATTTCCACCGGCATTGCCAGTGCCGGCATCGAGTATTACCTGCCGCTGTTTTTTGACGACACGGCAACGATCTTCGATTACCTGCCAAAAGATGCGCTGTTCGTCACCCACGGCGACGCGCCGGCCGCGATTGCGGCGTTCTGGAACGACACCCGCTCGCGCTACAACCTGCTGCAGGGCGACAAATCACGGCCGCTGGTTCCGCCCGAAGAATTGTTCCTGAGCGACGAAGCCTTTTTCACCGCCGCCAAATCCTACGGTCGACTGGCGCTGGACGGAAAAAATGCCAACGCCGGAAAACTGCCCAATGTCGCGGTCGACCGCCGCAGCGACGACCCGATTGGCGCGCTCAAGAACCATCTGGCCAGCTTCAAGGGGCGTGTGCTGCTCGTCGCCGAAACCGCCGGACGGCGCGAAACGCTGGCCGCGATGTTCGCCGAGCACGATCTCAGGCCGGCCACCAGCACCGATCTGGCCGCTTTCCTGGCAAGCGACGCCAAGCTGGCGCTCGGCATCGGGCCACTGCAAACCGGCTTCGCACTCGACACGCTGGCCTTCATCACCGAAACCGAGCTGTTTGCCGGATCGCCGCGCCGCACCCGGCGCGAAGCCGCCAAGAAGGCGAGCTTCGACAACTGGCTGAAAGATCTGACCGAGCTCAAGGTCGGCGACCCGGTCGTCCATGAAAGCCACGGCATCGGACGCTATCGCGGCCTGGTGCGAATGGATCTCGGTCTCGGCGAGCAGGAATTCCTCGAACTGCATTACGCCAACGAAGCCAAACTCTTCGTGCCGGTCGCCCAGCTTCACGTGATTTCCCGCTACTCCGGAGCCGATCCGGAAAGCGCCCCGCTACACACGCTGGGTTCCGGCCAGTGGGAAAAGGCCAAGCGCAAGGCCGCCGAACAGGCACGCGATACCGCCGCCGAACTACTCGCGCTCTACGCCGCCCGTGCTGCGCGTCAGGGCCATGCCTTTGCCTTTGAGGAAAACGATTACGAAGCCTTCGCCGACGGTTTCGGCTTTGAAGAAACGCACGATCAGGCCACCGCCATCGCAGCGGTCATCGAGGACATGCGCTCCGGCAAGCCGATGGACCGCCTGGTCTGCGGCGACGTCGGTTTCGGCAAGACCGAAGTTGCATTGCGCGCCGCCTTCTGCGCCGTGGCCGGTGGCAAGCAGGTCGCCGTACTCTGCCCGACCACGCTGCTCTGCGAACAGCATTACCAGACCTTTGCCGACCGCTTTGCCGACTGGCCAGTCAAAATTGCTGAAATATCCCGGTTCAAGACTGCCAAGGAAACGGCGCAAGCCCTGCATGAGCTGGCGGAGGGAAAGATCGACATCATCATCGGTACTCACAAGCTGATCAGCAAGGACGTCAAGTTCAACCGTCTCGGCCTGGTGATCATCGACGAGGAGCACCGTTTCGGCGTACGCCAGAAGGAAACGCTGAAATCGATGCGTGCCGAGGTCGATGTCCTGACCCTGACCGCAACGCCGATCCCGCGCACCTTGGCGATGTCGATGGAAGGCCTGCGCGACTTCTCGGTCATTGCCACCGCGCCGCAAAAGCGCCTGGCGATCAAGACCTTCGTCAGCAAGTTCTCCGACGGCATCATCCGCGAAGCCGTGCTACGCGAACTCAAGCGCGGCGGCCAGGTTTACTTTCTGCACAACGAAGTCGACACGATCGACAACATGCGCGAGAAGCTGGAAAAGCTGGTACCGGAAGCACGCATCGTGATCGGCCACGGCCAGATGAACGAGCGCGAACTGGAGCGCGTCATGCGCGACTTCACCGGCCAGCGCGCCAACGTGCTGCTGTGTACGACGATTATCGAAACCGGGATCGACAATCCGCACGCCAACACCATTCTGATCAACCGTTCGGAAAAATTCGGCCTCGCCCAATTGCACCAGTTGCGCGGCCGGGTCGGTCGCTCGCATCACCAGGCTTACGCCTACATGCTGGTGCAGGATGAAAAAGCGCTGACCAAGCAGGCCAAGCTCCGCCTCGAAGCGATTCAGGCGATGGAAGAACTCGGCTCAGGTTTCTTCCTCGCGATGCACGACCTCGAAATCCGCGGCGCCGGCGAAGTGCTCGGCGACAACCAGTCGGGCGAAATGCAGGAAGTCGGTTTCACGATGTTCAGCGAAATGCTCAACCGGGCCGTCGCCCATCTCAAGCAAGGCAAGACGATTGACGCGGTCGACCTGACCCAGCCGCTCGGTATTGGTAGCGAAATCAACCTGCGTACCCCCGCTCTGCTGCCTGATGGCTACTGCCCGGACGTCCATGAACGCCTGACGCTCTACAAACGCCTGGCCAATTGCGAGGCCGACGACGAAATCGACGTCCTCCAGGAAGAACTGATCGACCGCTTTGGTGAAATGCCGCTCCAGACACAGTCGCTGCTCGCCACGCACCGCCTGCGTTTGCTGGTCAAGCCGCTGCTCATCCAGAAGCTCGATGCGACCAGCGACCAGATCACGCTGCAGTTCAGCCCGGAATTCTCGAAGAATCCGCCTATCGAACCGATCAAAATCATCAATTTGATCCAGAAAAACCGCAGCTATAAGCTGGCCGGACAGGATAAAATTTCTCTTTTACGCCACTGCCCGACGCTCACCGACAAGGTCGCCGCAGTGAAAGACATGATTCGACAGCTGACAAACTAG
- the serB gene encoding phosphoserine phosphatase SerB translates to MNLIIQGGALPTFLLDRIKAATVARSVEPRPPQVVRFAGASRTPEFDALIPLIEAEKLDWAFIEAGKKFSDFGLICFDMDSTLITIECIDELADFAGKKEEVSAVTEAAMRGEIDYRESLRRRLSLMAGLDARVLARVYGERLLLSDGARELLEAAQNAGLRTAILSGGFTYFTERLRIELGFDFATSNELEISGGKLTGRVVGDIVDAAAKAHHLARLTDELGLKKEQVIACGDGANDLMMMAQAGLSVAFHAKPATRAKADVAINFGGLNSLLNLFD, encoded by the coding sequence ATGAACCTGATCATCCAGGGCGGCGCCCTCCCGACTTTTCTTCTCGACCGCATCAAGGCAGCCACCGTTGCCCGCTCAGTGGAGCCGCGCCCGCCGCAGGTGGTGCGTTTCGCCGGGGCAAGCCGGACGCCCGAGTTCGATGCGCTGATTCCCTTGATCGAAGCTGAGAAGCTCGACTGGGCCTTCATCGAAGCCGGCAAAAAATTTTCGGACTTCGGCCTGATCTGCTTCGATATGGATTCAACGCTGATCACGATCGAATGCATCGACGAACTGGCTGACTTCGCCGGCAAGAAGGAAGAGGTTTCAGCCGTTACCGAAGCAGCCATGCGCGGCGAAATCGATTACCGCGAAAGCCTGCGCCGCCGGTTGTCGCTGATGGCCGGTCTGGATGCCCGTGTTCTGGCTCGCGTTTATGGCGAACGCCTGCTGCTCTCCGACGGTGCGCGCGAGCTACTCGAAGCAGCGCAGAATGCCGGCCTGCGGACGGCCATCCTGTCGGGAGGCTTCACCTACTTTACCGAGCGCTTGCGTATTGAACTCGGCTTCGACTTCGCCACCTCGAACGAACTGGAAATTTCCGGCGGCAAGCTGACCGGCCGGGTTGTCGGCGATATCGTTGATGCTGCGGCCAAGGCGCACCATCTCGCTCGCCTGACCGATGAACTGGGCCTCAAAAAGGAACAGGTCATTGCCTGCGGCGATGGTGCCAACGATTTGATGATGATGGCCCAGGCCGGATTGTCGGTCGCTTTCCACGCCAAGCCGGCAACACGCGCCAAAGCTGACGTCGCGATCAATTTTGGTGGCCTGAACTCTCTGCTCAACCTGTTCGACTAA
- the hscA gene encoding Fe-S protein assembly chaperone HscA, protein MALFQIAEPGESAAPHEHKLAIGIDLGTTNSLVATVRSGISICLSDEQGRPLLPSVVRYHADNSTEVGYDAQTKQAIDPRNTIVSVKRFMGRGLKDISHVESMPYDFIEAPGMVKVRTIAGIKSPVEVSADILKALKARAETALAGELVGAVITVPAYFDDAQRQATKDAARLAGLNVLRLLNEPTAAAIAYGLDNGAEGVYAVYDLGGGTFDISILKLTKGVFEVMATGGDSALGGDDFDHRIFCWVIEQGKLQPLSPEDGRLLMMRCREAKEFLTNNPEAPITARLSTGEMVDIKLDVATFAAITQTLISKTLQPVKKALRDAGLRAEDIKGVVMVGGATRMPQIQKAVGDFFRQEPLTNLDPDKVVALGAATQANLLVGNKTGKDDWLLLDVIPLSLGLEMMGGLTEKVIPRNSTIPTARAQEFTTFKDGQTAMAIHVVQGERELVSDCRSLARFELRGIPPMVAGAARIRVTFQVDADGLLSVSAREQTTGVEANVTVKPSYGLSDDEIAGMLKDSMEHAKDDAINRALKEAIVEAQRMIEATEAALKEDPHLLDAAETAKINDTIAKLAETMKGDNRRLINIAMDDLGYETQAFAHRRMDQSIKKVLSGRKVDDIKMGEDA, encoded by the coding sequence GATCTCGGGACAACCAACTCGCTGGTCGCCACCGTGCGCAGCGGCATCTCGATCTGCCTGAGCGACGAGCAGGGGCGTCCGCTACTGCCGTCCGTCGTGCGCTACCATGCTGACAACAGCACCGAGGTCGGTTACGACGCACAAACCAAGCAGGCCATTGATCCGCGTAACACCATTGTTTCGGTCAAGCGTTTCATGGGGCGCGGCCTGAAGGATATCTCGCATGTCGAGTCGATGCCTTACGACTTCATCGAAGCGCCGGGCATGGTCAAGGTCCGGACGATTGCCGGCATCAAGAGCCCGGTCGAAGTTTCGGCCGACATTCTGAAAGCCCTGAAAGCCCGTGCGGAAACGGCATTGGCCGGTGAATTGGTCGGTGCCGTGATTACCGTGCCGGCTTATTTCGACGACGCCCAGCGCCAAGCCACCAAGGATGCCGCCCGCCTGGCCGGCCTCAATGTGCTTCGCCTGCTCAACGAACCGACCGCTGCCGCCATCGCCTACGGGCTCGATAATGGCGCGGAAGGCGTTTACGCGGTCTACGACCTGGGTGGCGGCACTTTCGATATTTCCATCCTGAAGCTGACCAAGGGTGTTTTCGAAGTCATGGCGACGGGCGGCGACTCCGCGCTCGGCGGTGACGATTTCGATCACCGTATCTTCTGCTGGGTGATCGAGCAGGGCAAGTTGCAGCCGCTTTCGCCGGAAGACGGCCGCCTGCTGATGATGCGTTGCCGCGAAGCCAAGGAGTTTCTGACCAACAACCCGGAAGCGCCGATCACGGCTCGCTTGTCCACCGGCGAAATGGTCGATATCAAGCTTGATGTCGCGACCTTCGCGGCCATTACCCAGACGTTGATTTCGAAAACACTGCAGCCGGTCAAGAAGGCATTGCGCGATGCCGGTCTGCGTGCCGAAGACATCAAGGGTGTCGTCATGGTTGGCGGCGCAACGCGCATGCCGCAAATCCAGAAGGCAGTCGGCGATTTCTTCCGCCAGGAGCCGCTGACCAATCTCGATCCGGACAAGGTCGTTGCGCTCGGCGCCGCGACCCAGGCCAATCTGCTGGTCGGCAACAAGACCGGCAAGGACGACTGGCTGTTGCTTGATGTGATTCCGCTGTCGCTCGGTCTTGAAATGATGGGTGGCCTGACCGAGAAGGTTATTCCGCGCAATTCCACCATCCCGACCGCCCGCGCCCAGGAGTTCACCACCTTCAAGGATGGCCAGACGGCGATGGCGATTCACGTCGTGCAGGGCGAGCGCGAACTTGTCTCCGACTGTCGCTCGCTGGCCCGCTTCGAACTGCGCGGCATTCCGCCGATGGTTGCCGGTGCGGCACGTATTCGCGTTACTTTTCAGGTCGATGCCGATGGCCTGCTCTCGGTCAGCGCGCGCGAGCAAACGACGGGTGTGGAAGCCAACGTTACCGTCAAGCCATCCTACGGCCTGTCCGATGATGAAATTGCCGGCATGCTCAAGGATTCGATGGAGCACGCCAAGGATGACGCGATCAACCGTGCCCTCAAGGAAGCCATCGTCGAAGCCCAGCGCATGATCGAGGCGACCGAAGCGGCGCTGAAGGAAGATCCGCACCTGCTCGACGCGGCCGAAACGGCCAAGATCAACGACACGATCGCCAAGCTGGCCGAGACGATGAAGGGCGACAATCGCCGTCTGATCAACATCGCCATGGACGATCTCGGCTACGAAACACAGGCCTTTGCCCATCGCCGGATGGATCAGAGCATCAAGAAAGTGCTGTCCGGTCGCAAGGTCGACGACATCAAAATGGGAGAAGACGCATGA
- a CDS encoding 3-deoxy-7-phosphoheptulonate synthase, with product MTTPDIDNVNVAAFDTMPTPADIQAHQPLSAKAAKTVTHGRNLLRKIIDRKDHRLFVVVGPCSIHDPVAGLDYARRLKKLADEVGDTLQIIMRVYFEKPRTTVGWKGYINDPFMDDSFQVNIGMEKARQFLLDVNELGLPAGTEALDPYGPQYYGDLITWTAIGARTTESQTHREMSSGLSTPVGFKNATSGDLTVATNAILSASNPHSFLGLNSEGRVAIVRTKGNAYGHVVLRGGDGKPNYDTVSVAVAEQAMAKAKLPANIVVDCSHANSSKKPELQPLVMADVVSQIRNGNKSLLGVMIESNIEAGNQPIPADLSQLKYGCSVTDGCVDWDTTEKMIRDAAVMLRDVLPERIA from the coding sequence ATGACGACTCCAGACATCGACAACGTAAACGTAGCCGCCTTCGACACCATGCCGACGCCGGCCGACATCCAGGCCCACCAGCCGCTCAGCGCCAAGGCGGCCAAGACGGTCACGCACGGCCGCAACCTGCTGCGCAAGATCATCGACCGCAAGGATCATCGCCTGTTCGTTGTCGTTGGTCCGTGCTCTATCCACGACCCGGTGGCCGGCCTGGATTACGCCCGCCGCCTGAAAAAGCTGGCCGATGAAGTCGGCGACACGCTGCAGATCATCATGCGCGTCTACTTCGAAAAACCGCGCACCACCGTGGGCTGGAAAGGCTACATCAACGACCCGTTCATGGATGACTCCTTCCAGGTCAATATCGGCATGGAAAAGGCCCGCCAGTTCCTGCTCGACGTCAATGAACTCGGCCTGCCGGCCGGCACCGAGGCGCTCGACCCGTACGGCCCGCAATACTACGGCGACCTGATCACCTGGACGGCAATCGGCGCACGCACCACCGAGTCGCAGACGCACCGCGAGATGTCCTCCGGCCTGTCCACCCCGGTCGGCTTCAAGAATGCGACCAGCGGCGACCTGACGGTGGCGACCAACGCCATCCTCTCGGCCTCCAACCCGCACTCCTTCCTCGGCCTGAACAGCGAAGGCCGCGTCGCCATCGTGCGCACCAAGGGCAACGCCTACGGCCACGTCGTGCTGCGCGGTGGCGACGGCAAGCCGAATTACGACACCGTTTCCGTTGCCGTTGCCGAACAGGCGATGGCCAAGGCCAAGCTGCCAGCGAATATCGTGGTCGACTGCTCGCACGCTAACAGTTCCAAGAAGCCGGAACTGCAACCGTTGGTCATGGCTGACGTGGTCAGCCAGATCCGCAATGGCAACAAATCCTTGCTCGGCGTGATGATTGAATCAAATATTGAAGCCGGCAACCAGCCGATTCCCGCCGATCTGTCGCAGCTCAAGTACGGCTGTTCGGTGACCGATGGCTGCGTCGATTGGGATACGACCGAGAAAATGATTCGCGATGCGGCCGTGATGCTGCGCGATGTGCTGCCGGAACGTATTGCCTAA
- the fdx gene encoding ISC system 2Fe-2S type ferredoxin: MTQLIVLPHLENCPDGAVIEAEEGKSICENLLANGVELDHACEMSCACTTCHVIVREGFNTLEAAEDAEEDLLDKAWGLEPNSRLGCQAIVGKTPLVVEIPRYSLNMAKEGHRK, from the coding sequence ATGACTCAACTGATCGTTCTGCCGCACCTCGAAAACTGCCCGGACGGTGCCGTCATCGAGGCGGAAGAGGGCAAGTCGATTTGCGAAAACCTGCTGGCCAATGGCGTCGAACTCGACCATGCCTGCGAAATGTCTTGCGCCTGCACGACCTGCCACGTCATCGTGCGTGAGGGTTTCAATACGCTCGAAGCCGCCGAGGATGCCGAGGAAGACCTGCTCGACAAGGCCTGGGGCCTGGAGCCAAATTCCCGTCTGGGTTGCCAGGCCATTGTCGGCAAGACGCCGCTGGTTGTCGAAATTCCGAGATATAGCCTGAACATGGCGAAAGAGGGGCACCGCAAATGA
- a CDS encoding ribonuclease HI family protein, with product MDTMTWQAWFDGATKNANPGIRGIGAILKGPAGELVEIAQEIGHGTNNEAEYCALMAVLDAAADAGVKSLVVYGDSQLVIKQVSGEWLINAESLVPLCKTVLKLKAQIPEVHLRWIPREQNIEADALSKRAIGVVAAMPLDRTVWMKITEIGKPFGLSGVALGKRMDAAKLREGGKPTQLALDKGCALRVENNFGHEDFWHRKLLPAALREAMLLD from the coding sequence ATGGACACGATGACCTGGCAGGCCTGGTTTGACGGGGCAACGAAAAATGCCAATCCGGGAATACGGGGTATTGGTGCCATTCTGAAGGGGCCTGCCGGCGAGCTTGTCGAAATTGCCCAGGAAATCGGTCACGGTACGAACAATGAGGCCGAATACTGTGCACTGATGGCGGTGCTGGATGCGGCAGCAGACGCCGGCGTAAAAAGTCTTGTCGTTTATGGTGATAGTCAGCTGGTCATCAAGCAGGTCAGTGGCGAGTGGTTGATCAATGCCGAGAGCCTGGTACCGCTGTGCAAGACCGTGCTTAAGCTGAAAGCGCAGATTCCCGAGGTACATTTGCGCTGGATTCCACGCGAGCAGAATATCGAGGCTGATGCGCTTTCAAAGCGTGCGATCGGGGTGGTTGCTGCGATGCCGCTCGATCGGACGGTGTGGATGAAGATTACCGAGATCGGGAAACCCTTCGGTTTGTCCGGCGTGGCCTTGGGCAAACGGATGGATGCAGCCAAGTTGCGCGAAGGTGGCAAGCCGACGCAACTGGCGCTGGACAAAGGGTGTGCCCTGAGGGTGGAGAACAACTTTGGGCACGAGGATTTCTGGCACCGCAAACTGCTTCCTGCCGCACTCAGGGAAGCCATGCTGCTCGATTGA